From the Chitinolyticbacter meiyuanensis genome, one window contains:
- a CDS encoding helix-turn-helix domain-containing protein — protein sequence MSDTSPFGKRMKTLRKAAKLSQERLGVLAGVDEFSASARINQYERSKHEPDFQMATHLAAALNAPVSYLYEPDDELADLILMLHRLDRDTRQQLINGLSSRLPPVDGT from the coding sequence ATGTCGGACACAAGTCCATTTGGCAAGCGGATGAAGACGTTGCGGAAAGCGGCCAAGCTCAGCCAGGAGCGGCTGGGCGTGCTGGCCGGGGTGGACGAATTCTCAGCCAGCGCCCGGATCAACCAGTACGAGCGTAGTAAACATGAGCCCGACTTCCAGATGGCAACTCACTTGGCAGCTGCTCTGAACGCGCCTGTTTCCTACCTCTACGAGCCGGACGACGAGCTCGCCGATTTGATTCTTATGCTTCATCGACTTGATCGAGATACCCGGCAGCAGTTGATCAATGGGCTGAGTAGCAGGTTACCGCCCGTGGATGGCACCTAG